CTGCTCTACCTTGGTCTGTTCGTGCCGCCAGCAGCAACCGTCCACCACCTGCTCGTTGGCCAGCACGGTGGCGCACTCCGGGCACCAGTTCACCCGGCTCTTTTTCCGGTAGGCCAGGCCGCGCTCATAAAACTTGAGGAAGAACCACTGGTTCCAGCGGTAGTACTCGGGCAGGCAGCTTGCGACCTCGGTGGACCAGTCGTAGGCGAAGCCCAGGCGCTTCATCTGCGCCTTCATGTGCGCGATGTTGTTCAGGGTCCACTGACGGGGGTGGACGCGGGCTTTGATGGCGGCGTTCTCGGCGGGCAGGCCGAAGGCGTCCCAGCCCATGGGGTGGAGGACGTTGTAGCCGCGCATCCACATCTGCCGCGCCAGGGCGTCGCCGATGGAATAGTTGCGCACGTGCCCCATGTGCAGCACTCCCGAGGGATAGGGCAGCATCTCCAGCACGTAGTACTTCTTGCGGGCAGAGGTGGAGGGCTCGGCGGCGTAGAGGTTGGGATCCGCCGCCCAGCGCGCCGCCCACTTCTCCTCGATGGGCTGCGGGTCGTAGCGCTCTGGCTTCGCTTCCCCCTCCGGCTTTGTCTTCTCTTCTGCCATCACTCAGACTTTACCCGACCTTTGCCCTTTTCTCTCTGCGTCTCGGTGTTTTGGCGGCCTTCTCTTCTACCAGGCTTCTCAACACCTCCACGTTGCGGCGGTCGTCGCCGAGCTGGTCGATGGGCGTCTCGGCGATGAAGGCGGCGTGGGCGAGGCGCGGATCGTTCAGCAGGCGGCGGAAGGGCGCGGCGCCGATGGTTCCCTCCCCGATGTGCTGGTGGCGGTCAAGACGTGAGCCGCGCTCGGCCTTGGCGTCGTTGCAGTGCCACACGGCCACATTCTTCAAGCCGATGGTCGCGTCTGCAAGGCGCAGCGTCTGCTCCAGCCCTTCGCGGGTCACGATGTCGTAGCCGGCGACGTGGGTGTGGCAGGTATCCAGGCAGGCGGCCACCGAGAGCACGCTCCGCAGCCGCTCGACGACTTCTGCCACGTGCTCGAAAGAGCCGCCGAGGGAATGCTCGGCGCCGGCGGTGTTCTCAATGAGCAGGGTCAAGCCAGTTGGGTCAAGACCATCCACGGCGAGGGCGGCGCCTTGCGCCAGGCGCTCGAGCCCTTCCTCCCTGCTCGAGCCGCGGAACGACCCGGGATGCAGCACCAGGAACTCCGCTCCCAGGGCCAGGGCGCGCTCCACCTCGCCCCGGAAGGCATCCACCGACTTCTGGTAGAAGCCGGGGTTCGCGCCCGCCAGGTTGATGAGGTAGTTGCAATGGATGACGAGTGGCGACAGGTCGTGCTTGGCGCGCAGGCGGCGCATCTCCGCGCACTGGGCTTCGGAGAGCCGCCAGGGCTGCCACTGACGAGGGCTGGAGGAGAATATCTGGAATGTGCTGCAGCCCAGGCGGTAGGCGCGCTCGGCCGCCGTCTCCGCGCCTCCTGAGGTCGAGGTGTGGATGCCGATGCGGCGCCCAGCGGGCGGCCGCGCGGCGGGCGCGGGCATCGTGTCGAGATCCTGTTCCTGGGCGATGGAGCGCGGCATAAAAGCTAGTTGTCAGTGAGAACGCTGCTTCGAATATGCCTACCGGAAGTTTCGATTCTAGCATGCGATAATTCCGCACTCGGCCGCGTGCCTGCGGCCATCGAGGAGGGACTCGTGAACTTTCCGCGCCCATTCATCGTTCTGCCCGCTATTGCCGGTCTCGCCGCGTTCGCCTCAGGTGACAAGGCCCCGGTCCGCCGCTACATCGACCCCCGGTCGGCCTCCGCGGATGTGGACAAGCCTCCTTTCTCCGGGGCCGTTCTGGTGAACGACACACTCTATCTCTCTGGCGACATCGGTCTCGAGCCCGGCAACAAGGTTCCCAAGGTGCCCCAGGACGCCGCCACGGAGGCGCGTCTTCTGATGGAATCCTGCGAGAGACGGCTCGCCACCGCGGGCATGACCATGGACGACCTGGTCTACGTCACCGTCTACTCCAGCGACGTCAGCGATTTCGCCGTCTTCAACACTGAGTACCGCAAGCACTTTCATCACGAGTTTCCCGCGCGGGCTTACATCGGCGCCGGCAAGCTCCTGTTCGGGGCGCGGTGGGAGATGCAAGGGATCGCCATCCGCCGCCAGCCCTGACCGCGGCATAAGAACAGTAGTCAGTCGCCAGTAGTCAGTAGTCAAAAAGATCGCTGCTTCGAACAAAAATGCCGAAACGTTCACCTCTAGCACACGGAACATCCGGCCCCGCGGCGCTTTGCCTCTCTGTGCCCGCACCAGTTACACTGTTGTTCCCGAGGTAACGCG
This genomic window from Terriglobales bacterium contains:
- a CDS encoding class I tRNA ligase family protein — protein: MAEEKTKPEGEAKPERYDPQPIEEKWAARWAADPNLYAAEPSTSARKKYYVLEMLPYPSGVLHMGHVRNYSIGDALARQMWMRGYNVLHPMGWDAFGLPAENAAIKARVHPRQWTLNNIAHMKAQMKRLGFAYDWSTEVASCLPEYYRWNQWFFLKFYERGLAYRKKSRVNWCPECATVLANEQVVDGCCWRHEQTKVEQRELEQWFLRTTQYAEELLAGIVTLSDWPEKVRVMQRNWIGRSEGATVEFQLEGAAGPAGSAIPVFTTRIDTIF
- a CDS encoding deoxyribonuclease IV encodes the protein MPRSIAQEQDLDTMPAPAARPPAGRRIGIHTSTSGGAETAAERAYRLGCSTFQIFSSSPRQWQPWRLSEAQCAEMRRLRAKHDLSPLVIHCNYLINLAGANPGFYQKSVDAFRGEVERALALGAEFLVLHPGSFRGSSREEGLERLAQGAALAVDGLDPTGLTLLIENTAGAEHSLGGSFEHVAEVVERLRSVLSVAACLDTCHTHVAGYDIVTREGLEQTLRLADATIGLKNVAVWHCNDAKAERGSRLDRHQHIGEGTIGAAPFRRLLNDPRLAHAAFIAETPIDQLGDDRRNVEVLRSLVEEKAAKTPRRREKRAKVG
- a CDS encoding RidA family protein, encoding MNFPRPFIVLPAIAGLAAFASGDKAPVRRYIDPRSASADVDKPPFSGAVLVNDTLYLSGDIGLEPGNKVPKVPQDAATEARLLMESCERRLATAGMTMDDLVYVTVYSSDVSDFAVFNTEYRKHFHHEFPARAYIGAGKLLFGARWEMQGIAIRRQP